A window of Plodia interpunctella isolate USDA-ARS_2022_Savannah chromosome 3, ilPloInte3.2, whole genome shotgun sequence genomic DNA:
aatcgaAGAAGCCACGTAGACGTTCGTAGTATCTGCTACGACAGCTCGTAGTTTCGTAGCACATGCTACGAATGTCTACGCGTTCGTTCATGGggctgtatttatttataatggttctcaaaattataatttcaaacgattgtttaaatttaacaataaccaaatatctgttttttatataactaaattacaaaaataaattgatataattcaattgaaatatgaaattgaGAAAAGCATTTAAATGttcatgtattttataaataaatcattcattgaTTCATTCATAATAGTTTCATTTTCAAGCTTCATGTATGATTAGTATAAGATGTCgggtataataataactaatgaCCGATGCGTTAAGTAGAGAGTCAAATCTATTCGACCCAAATGTCGCGCGGCTGATGGATGGCGGGTCCAGCATGAAGTATGGTTATTATCAATTAGTGCACTAGCCtcacagataaatatatattattaataataaatataaatatattaggacaaataacacagattgagctagccccaaagtaagttcgagacttgtgttatgggatactaactcaacgatactatattttataacaaatactcatattgataaacatccaagacccggcccaatcagaaaaagatcattttccatcatgacccgaccggggatcgaacccgggacctctcggttcagaggcaagctctttaccactgcgccaccgaggtcgtcatataacatatatagatataataacattatcttattcttttttttatgtgactagcttttgttttatagtacAGTCAgcatcaaaattatatgagCGTATAGTATAGCCCATAGTAGTTAAAATGATCtgaaaaaacaatacatcaatttgatatacttaaaatatcacttatatctatattaattaaaaatatcttactaatcattgttttatattcatttgaGCTGAGAGTCCAAAATTATCTTAGCTTgctcgtatttttttaaagagaatcAACAACTAGAAACTTCCTCTCCcaaaatgaaacaattttgaaaatagtaatataactCACTATAGTAGTATAACTATAGTGAGTTATTGCCCGCTGCTCCAACTACATACATCAAAAAGTAACCCTCTCACTGTCGATTAACCTATCTccacataaaaatcaaattaatccATTgatccgttttgacgtgacagaaagacaaacaaacacacttcaTTAAACCTCATTAAGAAGTTCATACAATAAACCCTGTGTGTGACACGGACAAAGGCCAAATCCACACGCGCGAGCTAATCGCGGAAATTGAACGGAACTTGGCTCTCCGGATGCCGGGCGAGATTCGCTCGTTTGATCTTCAAGTTTTCTCTGATAGCCACTGATATTGGAATGATATGACTGTAGATGAAGCATAgacacatatatatttacttcacTAGCTGTGAACACAACTGCGTTTGCATGCGATTAGAAATctaaaaatttcttttatatatttttatgtatctgAAAAATATGACTAATAGAAAATCAACGTATATGTTTTGCTGGTTTCCTTCACtgatttaagtataatattaatccGCATAAGGAAGGAAGAACCTGAGAAAATAGATAAAGAAAGGACTATCGtctttttattacagttatattaaaaaaatatatgtatatgcttaaataataataaaaatataaaaaagtaaaaaaatacttcaaaaaatatttccatacaGCAGCTGCCAAATAAATGACCGGACCTGCTCATAAAGAATTCTATTTCTTCTTGCCCTTGCCCTTGCTCGTGCCCTTTTTAGGCGGAGGCAGCGGCGCCGGCGCAGGCTCGTCCTCTGACGTAAGAGGTAGCTTCTTTTCTGGCCACAACCTCTTGATATAATCACACATACTTTCCAAATTTAGACCCTTCAACTTCCCTTTACCGCCAGGAAAAACATTACACATTTCCGTCAACAGATCCTCATCCAAAGGCAAGTTTTCTGCAATCACTGTCCCCAAAAGGTTCTTTATGGGAATGGtttcttcataaattttatttagtttcaaaaaGAACAATAGAATGTCCACCTTATGCTTTTTGCTTCGAGCATCTAAATAGGCGACCCTTTGCAATATCAGTTTTTTCGCATCAGGTCCAGTTGAGATCGAGTCGTTAATTACATGACCGTAAGTTGTGTTGAAGTTTTGACGTGATTTCATATTCTTTACTCTATTTAAAGTAGCTACAAAATCTCTTGAAACGTTCACATGCTCGAGAAGCAAGTTACGCAGTTTGACCCTGGGTCTCCGCATCATCTCTATCAGGAACTGCGCATCGTCAGTAGTCAAAGGATTAGCGGAAAAGTCCAGAGTTTTTAGTTTCTTGGCAAAGAACATACCACTACCTATGATTGACACGTCTTCtccaaaaaatctattattacttaaattcAGAACTTTTAAGGTTGGAATCTCAATGACTCTCCTGACAGCTTCAGCTATTCTTATTCCCTCCAATCCATTCCAagctaaattcaaattctccATGAACTCGctaaatgataatatatttaacaattttactgTAGATCTAACTTGAAAGAAATTATTCTGTGATAAATCGAGATGTGTCAGTCTGTTCCCAAATTCAAGACCTTCAGCTAATGCCAGGGCAGTTCTTGTGCCTAATTGGTTTCTACTCAAATTCACATTTGTTACAGACACTCTGCGACGTTCTAATTGTTCGGCAAAATGTACGCCTCCGTCGTCACCTAGTTCATTTCTTGACAAATCAAGAGTGGTTAAGCTTCGGTTGACTCTAAAATTATCCAAAAGAGAAGCTAGTCCCGACGCCTTAACGCGACACCCAGAAAGTATCAACTCTTTCAAAGTGACGTTGAATTGTAACATTCTTCCGAGGTGGTAACAAGCGTCatcgtttaaaaaattttcAGTAAGATCAAGACGCTTGACATACTTGTTATACTGCAAAGATATCGCCATTGCTTGAACACTATAAGGATCAACACAATAGTACCTTAAGTTGATTTCCTCAAAGACTAAGTTCTTGTGAAAAAGTCGGACGGGAAATTTGTTCATTTCCTCACAtagagataaatataaatcttggCCATTGTCGGAGTATATTGTGGGTAATTCAGGAGCGCAAAGGGCATCCTTGATGCCAGGGTCAGTCACAGAAGGGTAGTGGTAGTAGGAGTGTGCGAGTACTCCGCTGTCGGACATACTTATAGTTTTTGCACATATTTCACCACTACCCGGAGAATAGAGACCTTTTGAATGGAGGATTTTTTTCTCGTTGACTTCGACATATTCTGATTCAAGAGAGGACCACTGGCTCATCGGCGGGTCCTCTGTGCTGGGGATACTCTCCTCCTGCACCTCCGGGACTTCTTCTTCTTGCTCCTCTTCGTACAGGCTGCTACTGCTACCGTAAGACATTTTGggaaaaattatgtacaaaaaatatttatgaaataaatatcaaaaaatataaaaacataaaaaatgaaaataaatataaaaatgtcaaaatgatGTATTACAATAAACCGTCATTTAGGAAACTTTTTCAATAGGAgacaaaaatagtaaatctttATCCGCAAGGATATATAACGGTtcttgaattaatttaattaaatcgtttatttacaaactaaTGCAAGTAATATACATAAGATtggattataatattgttttgcgCGTTTTTATATTGGTAGCGGTAGACATAAAGCATTAATAGTCTTAATTCCTACCTATTCGCCTAATCTATCTATCTGTGCCTATTTGCATTAATTAGTATTCATCATAGACATACAAGCATAACTtcaagttataaatataaataaatatgcttaATATATCTGGGCTATTCATAAACAATAGACATCTAATAACACCacataatgtttttgtatacactcaattaaacttattgattgatatattaaaaatgtatataataatagagagcaacaagtgaaaataaattcccTATTACATTTCCAGGATAGCTAAACAAATTGTCTCGTCCAATATCCTCATCGGCGCTGCAAAGTCAAGATCACCTTTGAACCGTCCGAGGATTGCCATTTAATTGTATCAGAATCTTCCATCGCAAACTAAATAGAATACCAATAGATAGCTCACATAATCAGAAGACAGAAAACTATGAGCCGAAAAATTTGCAGTTGAAAGaggagaaataaaattattagctATCACTAGAATAAAATCAAGAATATCAGTTGATATTGAGAGTACAAttagctattttatttatgtgcaaatatgaaataaatattttaaaccattTAGAATAGCTGTAGGCAGGTACTATTAATTTGATGGGTAGCGAGTAACCGAAATCCCGACTTATCAAAAGGTAGTTTAAGCTGGTATAGATAGGATAGGAGTATAAGTTAATTCTAAACTTTCCATATTTTCCACTCCAATCGCCTTTGCTATGACCTCGCTCCATTAGCTTATTATTGCGTTACTAATTTTCCTGCACATCGAGGAGTTAACTAAGTTTCTCGTGTAAAGGGGGCGTTTGATTGTCAATTACTGGGTCGCGGACGACAGAGGGCGCTCAAAGCAAAGACCAGGATGCAATTACTGCGTGGAAGCAACTTTGCGGCCGACGTGCAAGCCTTGCCCTTGTTATACCACAATTTCTGTCCtttcatgtttttatactCGGCCCTAAGGGTATAATGATGAAGATACTTGCCTATTGATGACTCCAAAAAAGAACAACGAGGTTTTGGGTGGCATAGAcgaagaattttatataaaaatacaatgacagacaatcgataaaaatgtcatttcaaTGATGACGTATATGTTGTGAtcttttgattatttttgttcttttatacattttatttatgtttatataatccTATTTATCCTAAAATGTCGATCAGTAGCGACAGCGGCGACGGCCGTGAAAAAGATGTGGAAGTTATTCAAGATGTAGTGGCAGACTACGTCTCCAGTGGGGAGGACCCGCCCATGAGCCAGTGGTCTTCACTGGAGTCTCTCTTGTTTGTTGCTAACAAGAAAAAGGTCCTTCACTCCAAAGGTTTATATTCTCCTGGAAGTGGTGAAATATGTACCAAGTATATAAGACAATCCGACAGTTCTGTGTTCAGACATGTCTATTACAACTACCCTGCTGTCACTGACCCAGGAATCAAGGATGCCCTTCTCCATCCTGAAAAGCCAGTAATATATCCCAATGATGGccaagatttatatttatctctaTGTGAGGAAATGAACAAATGTCCCATCAAACTTTTCCACAAGAACTTACTCTCCGATGAAATCAACTTAAGGTACTATTGCGTTGATCCTTTTAGTGTTCGAGCAATGGCTATGGCCttgcaatataataaatatgtcaacCGCCTAGATCTCACTGACAATTTTCTGAATGATGATGCCTGCTACCACTTGGGAAAAATGTTGCAGTCCAAtgtcactttaaaaaaattgatacttTCGGGGTGTCGCATAGGGAAGTCTGGATTAGTTTATCTCATGAAACATTTAAGAGTCAATCGAAGCTTGATCACTCTTGATCTATCAAGGAATGAACTAGGCGACGACGGCGGAGAGTACTTCGCACGTCAGCTAGATCACGGAGTTGCCGTACCTAATGTAAACCTGAGTAGCAACCAACTTGGCAAACTCACTGCAGCAGCATTAACGGAAGCTTTGGAATATAATatggaaaaaattaaacaacttGATTTGTCAAAGAACAGCTTTACTCAAGTAGTTCCGACGGCGAAATTGCTGAATATTTTGTCACAGAGTAATGTACTTCAGAGATTAAATTTAGCTTGGAATGCCTTGGAAGGGGGACGAATAGCAGAAACTATCAAGAATATCCTGCTGGTCCCTACATTAGTAGAACTAGATTTGAGTAATAATAGATTTCGCGGAGGAGACATATTAGCCATAGCCAGCAATTTAATCAAAGCAAAAAAACTTGTCACTCTTGATTTATCTCGAAATAATCTCCTTTGACTGCAGACGACGCGCTGGTCTTGATAGACAAGATGAAAAAGCCTAGcgttaaattgaaaaatttgcTCCTCGAAAACGTAGATGTTCCAAAAGAATTCCTAGACACTTTGAATAAGGTGAGGAGTATGAAATCACGCAAAAACTTCTACATAACATACGGCCACGTGTTAAATAATTGGGAAATAAGTGGTCCTGATGCGAGAAAAGTAATCTTACAAAGAGCTTTATATCTCggtaacaaagacaagaaacaCAGAGTAGATATACCCGTGTTCTTCTTACGGCTAAATAAGCTTTTCGGGTCGCCCATTCAGGGTAAAGATCTTGAAGCTGTAGTGCGGTCGGAATGTGTGCCTTTGGACGGGGATTTCTTAAAGGAGCTGTGTGTTGTATTTCCTGCCCCTGCAAAGAAGGGTATGGTGGCACTAAACTTGGCGAGTGTCTGCGATTACGTGAAGCGGCTGTGGCCGGACAGCACGGTGCCCCCGACGCCTGAGGAGGAGCCCGAGCTGCCGCCGCAACCCCCCGCGAAGGAAAAGGGAAAGGGAAAGAAGAAATAggtttaatttacatttatttgggtttttaaatatttacatttttaagttccttttcaaatatttatatttttttagtttattttaaatgcttatactacttattttttaactattagtatttttttaatttttattgttgaaatttatttaaatataagcttTATTAAACTTTCTACTCAACAATGATATCTTTATAAGTTCGATCCTTAATTCGACATCAATAGAgctcagaaaatatttttgccggaaacaatttttattaggGTCTCAATGTAAAGGAACCCTAGAccttgatttttttacactaaattttatagttaCCTACAAAATTATCTTCGGAATCTAGTGACCGGATCTCATTATCCTGATTTCCGGTAACTCCAACACTCACAGCCGCTTAATTTCCTGGGTGCTCTTGCGTTTTCCCGCGCTATCATAAGTAGTATGCAGCAATATAGAATATAGCAATATCTTCAACCTGATGTATATAATAAGATCCAAAGAATATATGCAGATCTTTTGAACGTATTGTGGAaaatttgtgtcaaaaatctcaattttttacaataaatttttaaatacaaaacaataattgctgaaaattgagatttttgttgtttgtattTTCACACATTTCCCAACAAAAAGAAGCGAATAGGTAGTGCATAATTATGACGCGACAAACGCCTAAGTTGATTATGCACCATAGACCAGCTTTTAACCCAAGTTCTAACCGCATGAAGCGTTCAATTAGAGGTGTAAGCTCTCTCGACGTGCGCAGCGAGGCACTAAAGGTGAGGCGAGCCACTACACTATAAGACGAGGCACTCCAGTGTATTGCAAGGCGCAGGATTGTTAACCGACTATTATTTCTCAAGTGGCTCCGAGGGCTGGCTCTAATGAACTGCAGGAATGCCTAGTCTAGGCATTCCTAGGTTATTCGATGTTAGATCCTGCGAATCGATCTGTAAGTATTTTGTATCTTGATTGAAGTACAGAAGGTATTAATAAGAATTGAATACAGATAATGATGTAAGTAATTACATAGTTACCTATTAACAGCAAAGATACAGAGTTGAACAAATTTTCAGGGTTGATTCATTTTTCGCaatgtctgcctgtctgtccgtccgtatgTTCGCGGTCTAGCTCCAAAACTATTAGTACTagaatgtattttaatgtaatttagtaTACCCATACCGTACCATATATGTCCacacacatttatatataaataaattggaagGAAATCTATCACACCTATAATGGCTTTATAAgtttacgagtatatatataatagtcaatcaacataaagaaaatatttcatttatagaCCAACTTCTTGTTATCCATaacttaacaaataataatgtttggtTATCATAGCAAACTATGGAAGCCTGCACTGTGCATGGCCCGACACGCAATTGgctgattatttttaaatcatacaCAAGCGGGTAGCACACATAGTAGTCTGGtgatagtatagataaaacaaTAGTTCCTCGTGATTGGCTTGAAAAACGCAAATCCTGTTATTTTCGTACTCCAGGAATCATCACAGCATAAATTGAATCTGTTTCTTCGTTTTTAGATTTAGAAGACCTCTAAAAGAACTTGTACCTATATCGGAACAGATGTGCGTATTTATCGGGTAATTGCCTCTggcagtagtttgtagcttgtgagaaataactataaatataaagattgacgagaaaaagtgcctgtgaaggtctaatttctgaataaatgatttgaatttgaatttggcggagccgcgggcaggGGCTGGTTTAATACGTTGTAAACTTAGTTAGACCCCACATCTTTTCACCCAGGGCCATGGTTACCTAGCTAAGTCGCTGCTTCGACAATTAGCCCGGCAAGAGCCACTTAGGTAGAGCTATTCATGACGCGGCTGCGAGCGTTGCTATATCAGGTATATGTCTACAGCTTGTCGGAGTGGATTAGTACAGAAAGAAGAGTTAGCTATGATGGTctctttataaatacaaaagattCTAtcgcttttataaaaaatcgcCTATCAGACAATCAtttcatttgtatttgtattaaatattttcaccgATATTAAACCTGATAGATAGGTTTACTATGGGTGAAATATTTATGGGGTAACTATTATACAGGGAGTACtttgttttttctatttatgcGTAGATTCGTCTTTATTGTTTCTATGCGTAGATTCGTCTTTATAGTTAGAGTAAAAACGAGTGGTGTTTCcgagtttgtagctttttacGATTTTGGTTGAATCTGTGGACCCTATTAACCGaacctaaatataaattataatttatcaataatattttgttctttcactacataaaatgtcacttcacaaaataaaagtagattATTCTACAGGTGCCCCATAGTTGTGACATCAGATTGGAGACTTCCAAAAACCCTTTGTATATTGGTTcgtgttaatatttattagtgtatattacattacaataaatttatttacattgagatttatttacgtgttattacatttcaataaatttatttacattgagATTTACAGCGGTAAAtcttctgaaaataataaaataaatcttggcGAGCTGATGACGGACATCAAGTCCACCTTCACGTTATGCTGTGATGACTTACCTCCGCCACTCTTGTAGCAGATATACGGGAACGACACACGTTGGAAAGCTCGACCGCGAACCTCATTAGCCATTTTATgtggggtcggtacagcatgt
This region includes:
- the LOC135310066 gene encoding leucine-rich repeat-containing protein 74B-like, whose translation is MSYGSSSSLYEEEQEEEVPEVQEESIPSTEDPPMSQWSSLESEYVEVNEKKILHSKGLYSPGSGEICAKTISMSDSGVLAHSYYHYPSVTDPGIKDALCAPELPTIYSDNGQDLYLSLCEEMNKFPVRLFHKNLVFEEINLRYYCVDPYSVQAMAISLQYNKYVKRLDLTENFLNDDACYHLGRMLQFNVTLKELILSGCRVKASGLASLLDNFRVNRSLTTLDLSRNELGDDGGVHFAEQLERRRVSVTNVNLSRNQLGTRTALALAEGLEFGNRLTHLDLSQNNFFQVRSTVKLLNILSFSEFMENLNLAWNGLEGIRIAEAVRRVIEIPTLKVLNLSNNRFFGEDVSIIGSGMFFAKKLKTLDFSANPLTTDDAQFLIEMMRRPRVKLRNLLLEHVNVSRDFVATLNRVKNMKSRQNFNTTYGHVINDSISTGPDAKKLILQRVAYLDARSKKHKVDILLFFLKLNKIYEETIPIKNLLGTVIAENLPLDEDLLTEMCNVFPGGKGKLKGLNLESMCDYIKRLWPEKKLPLTSEDEPAPAPLPPPKKGTSKGKGKKK